The Echinicola rosea genome has a segment encoding these proteins:
- a CDS encoding DUF4221 family protein, with protein MNKIYFWLLLFLIGACQQKENDAIQFDAITYSMDTVSIDAKGEILDVDRNLNNSGITTDEQFLYNFNHFDNHLEKVNLNKLELVSKTPFQKEGPEGTGNSMSSFQFIKDGQLLISDGFFKQKVFDLNGKVVQTINLTAHNWNGEVLQGAEICRQNLLIDKTKLLSLVTEEGLNANFKAELALFDLNTKMVSRFDIDPQKKIKSYTLSSEDYTYMPPIIYFSILNNTPVLSHQFTNEIYRFDNVANQILEVDYESRLTPNEVSTDHPNKFATTEELFEVFEKMNEQIRFGPLVYDQENDRYYRFSFQTEYKTTSERESRVPEIKSIDAYLSIFDSEFNMINEALIPEIDHTISHYFAKDGTLWILDNKDDEMTFVRLSFL; from the coding sequence ATGAATAAAATATACTTTTGGCTATTGCTCTTCCTTATAGGTGCCTGCCAGCAAAAAGAAAATGACGCGATCCAATTCGATGCCATCACGTACTCCATGGATACCGTAAGCATCGATGCCAAAGGAGAGATTTTGGATGTCGATCGCAACTTAAATAATTCAGGCATCACCACCGACGAGCAGTTTCTATACAATTTCAACCATTTTGACAATCACTTGGAGAAAGTCAATCTTAACAAGCTGGAATTGGTCAGTAAAACACCCTTTCAAAAAGAAGGCCCAGAGGGGACAGGAAACAGTATGAGCAGCTTTCAGTTTATAAAGGACGGCCAACTCCTGATCTCAGATGGTTTTTTCAAGCAAAAGGTTTTTGACCTCAATGGAAAAGTGGTACAAACCATCAACCTTACCGCACACAATTGGAATGGAGAGGTCCTCCAAGGTGCTGAGATTTGTAGGCAAAACTTACTTATAGACAAAACCAAGTTACTCTCTTTGGTCACTGAAGAAGGGCTGAATGCCAATTTCAAAGCTGAACTGGCCCTCTTTGACCTAAACACCAAGATGGTCAGCAGATTTGATATTGACCCTCAGAAAAAAATCAAAAGTTACACGCTATCCTCTGAGGATTATACATACATGCCCCCCATCATTTATTTTTCTATCTTAAACAACACCCCAGTCCTTTCCCATCAGTTTACCAATGAAATTTACCGGTTTGACAATGTTGCCAATCAAATTCTCGAAGTGGATTACGAGAGCCGCCTGACACCAAACGAAGTCAGTACTGATCATCCCAACAAGTTCGCTACCACAGAAGAGCTATTCGAAGTCTTCGAAAAAATGAACGAACAAATCAGGTTTGGCCCGTTGGTCTATGATCAAGAAAACGACCGCTACTACCGTTTTTCATTCCAAACTGAGTATAAAACTACATCGGAACGGGAAAGTAGAGTTCCCGAAATCAAAAGTATAGATGCTTACTTGAGCATCTTTGATAGTGAATTCAATATGATCAATGAAGCACTGATTCCTGAAATCGACCATACTATTTCCCATTATTTTGCCAAAGATGGAACACTTTGGATATTGGACAATAAGGATGATGAAATGACTTTTGTAAGGCTCAGCTTCCTGTAG
- a CDS encoding GIN domain-containing protein, with protein MKRKTICSALMVSVLFFSCTDNNLCIKGDGEVKEYDLEVDEFDEVALEGPIDLTIVQGEVQSLTILAESQLMEALEYDVRGGELMVGFRDKVKCLKSTKGVRVVATIPDIHKISIDGDSEVENVGNLSLTDLTIECHGEAEVELFGTVVRQFYIVDGKIEVENFGLVSAETSIEVNGKGEFEVNCTETMFIDINGKADVDYKGHPRIYQEVNGLLDIDDAN; from the coding sequence ATGAAACGTAAGACAATTTGTTCGGCACTGATGGTGTCGGTGCTGTTTTTTTCCTGCACAGATAATAACCTGTGCATAAAAGGAGATGGGGAGGTAAAAGAATATGACCTCGAGGTAGATGAATTTGATGAAGTGGCCCTTGAGGGTCCAATAGACTTGACGATTGTCCAAGGAGAGGTACAGTCGTTAACGATCCTAGCGGAAAGCCAGTTGATGGAGGCCTTGGAGTATGATGTGCGAGGGGGGGAGCTTATGGTGGGCTTTAGGGATAAGGTCAAATGCCTGAAAAGTACAAAAGGAGTCCGTGTAGTGGCCACTATTCCAGATATTCATAAAATCAGCATTGATGGGGACAGTGAGGTCGAAAATGTCGGAAACCTGTCGCTGACAGACCTGACCATTGAATGTCATGGAGAGGCTGAAGTGGAGCTTTTTGGCACCGTGGTCCGTCAGTTTTATATAGTTGATGGAAAAATTGAGGTGGAGAATTTTGGCCTAGTGTCAGCAGAGACCAGTATTGAAGTAAACGGGAAAGGGGAGTTTGAAGTAAACTGCACCGAAACCATGTTTATCGATATCAACGGCAAAGCGGATGTGGACTACAAGGGGCATCCAAGGATATATCAAGAAGTCAATGGCTTGCTGGACATCGACGATGCCAATTAA
- a CDS encoding DUF1592 domain-containing protein, with product MRETINKLIKGQLSPIGAVILSVLVLGIAVIPIGDFHWSLAFLGKMHPLLVHLPIGIFMALIALEIANLFIPERTLRPACGALLWLTVITAIPTLVVGALLAGTGGYGSNVLVVHKWLGVATALLSIWLLALRGYLQDHDKSPVPYYSILAMTTIILGATGHYGGSLTHGSGFLTEDLPDDVRAFLGEDPYGVEGLATMESDEIDKTLSQIEFTKDINPITASYCESCHGEDEQKGGLRLDDIDPDMVKGHDAETWRAMLDMVNSGEMPPKEEKQLSDEERRVLVDWITASIQRAVALRKADQEPVIRRLTKDQYSNTLTDLLKVDVQFGNVLPDDAKSEMGFSNNGQVLGVSPLHVEYYKKIARSAIDKAIAPEKKPTATRYRITFGKGIGKGKTAAMIGGYQSAPINSEDFIVEVLDENGRPIVARDSVEKSQLEEVKRNIGVGMRGSNADRYQVVDEGIMLYSAVPHKEVTPKSWQGPSPNLKLLFRRHFPEEGDFVFRVKASRGYQWSAQKEGLIGLRNDQPADKLEETVVLAPSMGRGLLNMSIQGQWMKPKELTENSSATFTFEAPRDGYYQIDFEHPYVGAEGMPSVELQIDKHKLQERFHFDEKFKEQASMTTPLTLAYLKAGKHRLKIGGKFFTGFSKVIVTPFPEDHPVAQQLGAEAEKSRAKYDKDLPVIRTFAGERTDDGMDYQTFDTYRNVSNETGKWQDFTFKGRLENLPIPVIDTVETEILANIMILGLWNDYLVKDNEDSGPPLLIKELEFEAPYYPQWPPASHEAIFFESSKKYDKAAYTEEILESFLTRAYRRPVEDEELRPYLEFWESIRNDYPRYEDGIKEVLIAALCSPNFLYLAEPEKETEEEDREYFLASRLSYFLWNAAPDEALMELAEEEDLHKDRYLKKQVNRMIDDERIWEMVRRFSNEWLRVDRHEAMSTNVNAYPDFTRFVKKDMTEETYQFMHYVLQQDLSIMNLIESDFAMLNQNLAEFYGVKGVKGNQFRPVSVTPDMHRGGLLSQGAFLNGHSDGSQAHAIKRAVWVRGKILGDEPPPPPPNVPELDPETPGFEELTLKEQLFVHRDKAACMDCHKKIDPYGIAFENYNAVGRFETVASNGNVIDAKSELPNGEVVNGIDEIKSYILNMKQDTFTRSLVKHMFSYALGRDVTFVDEREIEKIVSKVRDDNYSFRSVVENIVISDSFKGEF from the coding sequence GTGAGGGAGACGATCAATAAATTAATTAAGGGGCAATTGTCCCCCATAGGCGCAGTAATACTATCGGTGCTGGTGTTGGGCATTGCGGTGATTCCAATAGGTGATTTCCACTGGAGCTTGGCATTTCTTGGAAAGATGCATCCACTGTTGGTGCATTTGCCGATAGGGATATTTATGGCCTTGATTGCCTTGGAGATTGCCAATCTGTTTATTCCAGAACGAACACTTAGACCCGCATGTGGCGCGCTCTTGTGGCTGACAGTAATTACTGCTATTCCCACACTAGTAGTTGGCGCCCTGTTGGCGGGTACCGGTGGATATGGCAGCAATGTACTGGTGGTGCACAAGTGGCTGGGTGTCGCTACGGCATTGCTTAGCATATGGCTTTTGGCTCTTCGTGGGTACCTTCAAGACCATGACAAGTCACCGGTTCCCTATTATAGTATCTTGGCCATGACCACCATTATTTTGGGGGCTACGGGCCATTACGGAGGTTCGCTGACACATGGCTCAGGCTTCTTGACCGAAGACCTGCCCGATGATGTACGGGCATTTTTGGGGGAAGACCCTTACGGGGTAGAAGGACTTGCTACCATGGAAAGCGATGAAATCGACAAGACGCTTAGTCAGATAGAATTTACCAAAGATATTAATCCGATCACGGCAAGTTATTGTGAGAGCTGTCATGGAGAAGATGAACAAAAAGGAGGACTCCGACTGGATGATATAGATCCTGACATGGTCAAAGGCCACGATGCCGAGACTTGGCGCGCTATGCTCGATATGGTGAATTCTGGAGAGATGCCCCCGAAGGAGGAAAAGCAGCTTTCAGATGAGGAACGAAGGGTATTGGTGGACTGGATCACGGCCTCAATCCAGCGGGCAGTAGCGCTTCGGAAGGCCGATCAAGAGCCAGTTATCCGGCGATTGACCAAGGACCAATATTCCAATACACTGACCGACCTGTTAAAAGTAGATGTGCAGTTTGGAAATGTGCTTCCTGACGATGCCAAATCTGAAATGGGATTTTCTAATAACGGCCAAGTGCTCGGGGTGTCACCACTCCATGTAGAATATTATAAAAAAATAGCCAGAAGTGCCATTGACAAGGCCATTGCACCAGAGAAAAAACCGACAGCTACCCGGTATAGGATCACTTTTGGCAAAGGTATTGGAAAAGGCAAGACTGCTGCCATGATCGGTGGTTATCAAAGCGCGCCGATTAATTCGGAGGATTTTATCGTTGAGGTTTTGGATGAAAATGGACGTCCTATAGTCGCAAGGGACAGTGTGGAAAAATCGCAATTGGAGGAGGTCAAGCGGAATATAGGAGTAGGAATGCGAGGATCCAATGCTGATCGCTATCAAGTAGTGGATGAGGGGATCATGCTTTATTCTGCTGTGCCACATAAAGAAGTCACTCCCAAATCCTGGCAAGGGCCATCGCCAAACTTGAAACTATTGTTTCGGAGACATTTTCCCGAAGAAGGAGACTTTGTCTTCAGGGTAAAAGCGTCCCGCGGCTATCAGTGGAGTGCCCAAAAGGAAGGTTTGATAGGACTTCGAAACGACCAGCCAGCTGATAAACTTGAAGAAACCGTCGTGCTCGCACCAAGCATGGGCAGAGGCCTTCTAAATATGTCTATCCAAGGGCAGTGGATGAAGCCTAAGGAGCTTACAGAGAATTCCTCTGCTACTTTTACATTTGAGGCACCTCGTGATGGCTATTATCAAATAGACTTTGAGCACCCTTACGTAGGGGCAGAAGGAATGCCATCAGTGGAGCTACAAATTGATAAACACAAACTCCAGGAGAGGTTCCATTTTGATGAGAAGTTCAAGGAGCAAGCTTCCATGACCACCCCGCTGACCTTGGCTTATCTAAAAGCCGGCAAACATCGCCTAAAGATAGGAGGGAAGTTTTTCACTGGATTTAGTAAGGTTATCGTGACTCCTTTTCCTGAAGATCACCCCGTGGCTCAGCAACTTGGTGCCGAGGCCGAAAAAAGCCGTGCCAAGTATGACAAGGACCTTCCTGTGATCAGGACCTTTGCCGGAGAAAGGACGGATGATGGTATGGATTACCAGACCTTTGATACATACAGGAATGTAAGCAATGAAACAGGTAAATGGCAGGATTTTACCTTTAAGGGACGTTTGGAAAACCTCCCAATTCCGGTGATTGATACTGTAGAAACCGAGATTTTGGCCAATATAATGATCTTGGGATTGTGGAATGATTACCTAGTAAAAGACAATGAAGACTCTGGTCCACCCTTGCTTATCAAGGAGCTGGAGTTTGAAGCACCTTATTATCCACAGTGGCCTCCGGCAAGTCATGAAGCGATTTTCTTTGAATCATCAAAAAAATATGACAAAGCAGCTTATACCGAAGAAATCCTCGAAAGCTTCCTGACAAGGGCTTACCGTCGACCGGTGGAAGATGAGGAGTTAAGGCCATATTTGGAATTTTGGGAAAGCATAAGGAATGATTATCCACGGTATGAAGACGGAATCAAAGAGGTGTTGATAGCGGCATTATGTTCTCCCAATTTCCTATATCTCGCCGAGCCGGAAAAAGAAACAGAGGAGGAAGATAGAGAGTACTTCCTTGCTTCTAGGCTTTCCTACTTTCTATGGAATGCAGCACCGGATGAAGCGTTGATGGAGTTGGCGGAGGAAGAGGACCTGCATAAGGACCGGTACCTGAAAAAGCAGGTAAACAGAATGATTGATGATGAGCGCATCTGGGAGATGGTGAGGCGATTCTCCAACGAATGGCTGCGTGTGGACCGCCATGAAGCCATGAGCACCAATGTGAATGCCTATCCTGATTTTACGCGTTTTGTGAAGAAGGACATGACAGAAGAGACGTATCAGTTTATGCACTATGTGCTCCAGCAGGACTTGAGTATTATGAATCTGATCGAATCCGATTTTGCGATGCTCAACCAAAATCTAGCGGAGTTTTATGGTGTCAAAGGAGTAAAGGGGAATCAGTTTAGACCCGTTTCGGTCACACCGGACATGCACCGTGGAGGCTTATTGTCCCAAGGGGCATTCCTTAACGGTCACTCCGATGGCAGTCAAGCCCATGCTATAAAAAGGGCCGTTTGGGTAAGGGGCAAGATCTTAGGTGATGAGCCACCACCGCCACCGCCAAATGTTCCTGAGCTGGATCCTGAGACGCCAGGTTTCGAGGAGCTGACGCTAAAAGAACAGTTGTTTGTCCATAGGGATAAGGCAGCGTGTATGGATTGTCATAAAAAGATTGATCCGTATGGGATTGCTTTCGAAAACTACAATGCCGTGGGACGCTTTGAAACAGTGGCTTCCAATGGTAATGTAATTGATGCCAAGTCCGAACTGCCTAATGGAGAGGTGGTTAATGGGATTGATGAAATAAAGTCGTATATTCTGAATATGAAGCAGGATACATTTACCCGCTCCTTGGTAAAGCACATGTTTTCGTATGCTTTGGGCAGGGATGTGACTTTTGTGGATGAAAGAGAGATAGAAAAGATTGTAAGTAAAGTTCGCGACGATAATTATAGTTTCCGATCAGTGGTGGAAAATATCGTGATAAGTGACTCGTTTAAAGGCGAGTTTTGA
- the cobA gene encoding uroporphyrinogen-III C-methyltransferase, with the protein MTTLNKKLSIVGAGPGDPELITLKGVKTLQSADVVLYDALANEALLEYVPETAIKVFVGKRAGMHYRQQREINRMIVNYVETCGHVVRLKGGDPYVFGRGHEELEYAAAHGIPTDYVPGISSAMAVPGLGGIPLTKRGINESFWVVTGTLKDHSTAKDLRFAAQSSATAIILMGMKKLPEIVALFEQYRGAEETVAIIQDGSKETERSIVGDLGSVLALQQKEQLTAPAIIVIGEVVKEKGKALGQFLAERALAE; encoded by the coding sequence ATGACTACTTTAAATAAGAAGCTTTCTATCGTAGGTGCCGGTCCAGGTGATCCCGAATTGATTACCTTAAAGGGCGTTAAGACGCTTCAATCGGCCGATGTAGTATTATATGACGCATTGGCCAATGAGGCTCTATTGGAATACGTACCGGAGACGGCGATCAAGGTGTTTGTGGGAAAACGGGCCGGTATGCATTACCGCCAGCAGCGGGAAATCAACCGCATGATCGTCAATTACGTAGAAACTTGCGGCCATGTGGTCAGGCTAAAGGGCGGAGATCCCTATGTATTTGGGCGTGGACACGAGGAGTTGGAGTATGCCGCAGCGCATGGAATACCCACTGACTACGTACCCGGTATAAGTAGTGCGATGGCGGTACCCGGTTTGGGGGGCATACCGCTTACCAAGCGTGGGATCAACGAAAGCTTTTGGGTGGTGACGGGAACCTTGAAGGACCATTCTACGGCCAAGGATTTGCGCTTTGCGGCACAATCTTCCGCTACGGCCATTATTCTGATGGGGATGAAGAAGTTGCCTGAAATCGTGGCATTGTTTGAGCAATATCGTGGTGCCGAAGAGACCGTGGCGATCATTCAGGATGGCAGCAAGGAAACTGAGCGATCCATCGTTGGTGACCTTGGAAGCGTATTGGCCTTGCAGCAAAAAGAACAGCTTACCGCCCCCGCTATTATTGTCATCGGCGAGGTGGTGAAGGAAAAGGGCAAGGCATTAGGGCAATTTTTGGCCGAAAGAGCATTGGCAGAATAG
- a CDS encoding DUF4202 domain-containing protein, with product MAGDRFENTIASFDAINAEDPHKEEVDGKEIPKELVYGHRMTGMLLDFEPGASETLRLAARCQHIKRWEIPREAYPMDRKGYLMWRTKLKKFHGELAGEIMREHGYADDDIQKVDDLLNKRRLKTDPETQALEDVVCLVFLKYYFDDFINKHRDEEEKLVDIVQKTWKKMSEKGHEAALAMKHSDEALGIVQKALA from the coding sequence ATGGCTGGAGATAGATTTGAAAACACCATCGCATCGTTTGATGCAATTAATGCAGAAGATCCTCATAAGGAGGAGGTTGATGGTAAGGAAATCCCAAAGGAATTGGTGTATGGGCATAGGATGACTGGGATGTTGTTGGATTTTGAGCCGGGGGCATCAGAGACACTAAGGCTTGCTGCCCGCTGCCAGCATATCAAGCGATGGGAGATTCCGAGGGAAGCGTATCCAATGGATCGAAAGGGCTACCTGATGTGGCGCACAAAACTGAAAAAATTTCATGGTGAATTGGCAGGCGAGATCATGAGGGAGCATGGTTATGCTGATGACGATATTCAAAAAGTGGATGATCTTCTCAATAAAAGAAGACTGAAGACAGATCCAGAAACACAGGCCTTGGAAGATGTGGTGTGTTTGGTGTTTTTAAAATATTATTTTGATGACTTTATCAATAAGCATCGCGATGAGGAAGAGAAGCTTGTGGACATCGTCCAGAAAACCTGGAAAAAAATGTCCGAAAAAGGCCATGAGGCCGCGTTGGCCATGAAGCATTCCGATGAAGCTTTGGGGATCGTGCAGAAGGCTTTGGCATAG
- the nirB gene encoding nitrite reductase large subunit NirB: protein MTKIIVIGNGMVGYKFCEKLRAQATEGEFEITVFGEEPWPAYDRVHLSAYFSGSTADELMMAPRSWYDENNIDLHTNEMIVKIDRDAKKVIAHTGHDYHYDKLVLATGSAAFVPPIDGVDKKGVFVYRTLEDLDAIINYSKKVKSAAVIGGGLLGLEAAKAVIDMELEAHVIEFAPRLMPRQLDSAGSATLQSKLEELGINIHLSKNTKKITGNGKITGMSFADNTHLNTEMLVISAGIKPRDELAKDAGLTTAPRGGIVVNEFLQTDDTDIYAIGEAASYQNMVYGLVAPGYEMATQVVNQLINTEVKPFTGFDMSTKLKLIGVDVGSFGDPFGEIEPSKPIVYENKNSGIYKRINVSMDGKRLLGGILVGDASAYNILLQMTQNNMPLPPEPEDLILGARGGKEAVGAGVESLPEEAQVCSCENVTKGAICSLIENDGVTKVDEIKSCTKAGTGCGGCMPMVNDLLKHQLKAMGKTVKNVICEHFDYSRQELLDIVKIKGIKTYNELLDQFGQGDGCEVCKPAVASILASTWNELITKQDTIQDTNDRYLANIQKGGTYSVVPRIPGGEITPEKLIVLGDVAKRYNLYTKITGGQRIDLFGARVDQLPDIWEELINAGFESGHAYGKSLRTIKSCVGSTWCRYGVQDSVSFAIEVEERYRGLRSPHKLKGAVSGCIRECAEAQSKDFGIIATEKGWNLYICGNGGSKPQHAQLLINDVDRETCLKYIDRFLMFYIRTAEPLTRTATWLNKLEGGMDYVRDVVVNDSLGIGEELEKEMAFMIDTYACEWKEVVNNPELRAKFKHFVNANEEDPSLKWKEMRGQKIPASWG from the coding sequence ATGACAAAGATAATAGTAATCGGAAATGGGATGGTCGGCTACAAGTTTTGCGAAAAACTTCGAGCGCAGGCTACAGAGGGAGAATTTGAGATCACAGTCTTTGGGGAGGAGCCATGGCCGGCATATGACAGGGTACACCTTAGCGCTTATTTTTCGGGCTCCACAGCGGACGAGCTGATGATGGCTCCACGATCTTGGTATGATGAAAACAACATCGACTTACACACCAATGAGATGATCGTAAAAATCGACAGGGACGCCAAAAAGGTCATCGCCCACACTGGCCATGATTACCATTATGACAAGTTGGTTTTAGCCACAGGATCGGCGGCATTTGTTCCCCCTATCGACGGTGTCGATAAGAAAGGCGTATTCGTCTATAGGACCTTGGAAGACCTTGATGCTATTATCAACTATTCCAAGAAGGTAAAATCCGCCGCTGTCATCGGTGGAGGGCTATTAGGTTTGGAAGCGGCTAAGGCGGTGATCGACATGGAACTGGAAGCGCACGTCATTGAATTTGCACCCAGACTCATGCCCCGTCAGCTGGACAGTGCCGGCTCTGCCACCTTACAATCCAAACTGGAAGAGTTGGGCATCAATATCCACCTGAGCAAAAACACCAAAAAGATCACCGGAAATGGTAAAATTACCGGCATGAGCTTCGCGGACAACACCCACCTGAACACGGAGATGCTCGTCATCTCTGCCGGCATCAAACCTAGGGACGAACTGGCCAAGGACGCCGGACTGACCACCGCCCCACGGGGAGGAATCGTGGTCAATGAATTCCTCCAAACGGATGATACGGACATCTATGCCATCGGCGAAGCAGCCTCTTACCAAAATATGGTATATGGATTGGTAGCGCCCGGCTATGAAATGGCCACTCAAGTGGTCAATCAACTGATCAATACCGAAGTGAAGCCTTTTACAGGCTTTGACATGTCCACAAAACTGAAACTGATAGGAGTAGATGTAGGAAGTTTTGGTGATCCATTTGGTGAAATCGAACCTTCCAAACCTATTGTCTATGAAAATAAAAACAGTGGGATTTATAAGCGCATTAATGTATCCATGGACGGGAAACGCCTCCTTGGCGGGATCTTGGTCGGCGATGCGTCTGCTTACAACATCCTGCTGCAAATGACCCAAAACAACATGCCGCTGCCACCTGAGCCCGAAGACCTGATCTTGGGAGCTCGGGGCGGAAAAGAAGCGGTGGGTGCCGGAGTGGAAAGCCTCCCTGAAGAAGCGCAAGTTTGCTCCTGTGAGAATGTCACCAAAGGAGCCATCTGCAGCTTGATCGAAAATGATGGTGTCACCAAAGTAGACGAAATCAAGTCCTGCACCAAAGCAGGAACCGGCTGTGGCGGATGTATGCCAATGGTCAACGACCTACTGAAGCATCAACTGAAGGCCATGGGCAAAACAGTCAAAAATGTGATTTGTGAGCATTTTGACTACAGTCGCCAAGAGCTGCTTGACATCGTAAAGATCAAAGGCATCAAAACCTACAATGAACTCTTAGATCAGTTTGGACAAGGAGACGGCTGCGAGGTATGTAAGCCCGCAGTCGCTTCCATCCTTGCCAGTACTTGGAATGAGCTGATCACCAAACAGGACACCATTCAGGATACCAATGACAGGTACCTTGCCAATATCCAAAAAGGTGGCACTTATTCGGTAGTCCCGAGAATCCCAGGAGGGGAAATCACACCCGAAAAACTCATCGTCCTTGGTGATGTAGCCAAAAGGTATAACCTCTACACCAAAATCACCGGAGGCCAACGCATCGACCTATTTGGTGCCAGAGTGGACCAACTCCCCGATATATGGGAAGAATTGATCAACGCAGGCTTCGAAAGTGGCCACGCTTACGGCAAATCCCTCAGGACAATTAAAAGCTGCGTAGGTAGCACTTGGTGCCGATATGGGGTACAGGATTCGGTCTCTTTTGCCATAGAGGTAGAAGAGCGCTATCGAGGGCTTCGCTCTCCACACAAACTGAAAGGCGCGGTATCTGGCTGCATCCGGGAATGCGCCGAGGCGCAAAGCAAAGACTTTGGCATCATTGCCACCGAAAAAGGCTGGAACCTTTATATCTGTGGAAACGGAGGCTCCAAACCTCAACACGCCCAACTCCTCATCAATGACGTGGACCGCGAAACCTGCCTGAAGTACATCGACCGTTTCTTGATGTTTTATATCCGCACTGCAGAGCCCCTTACCCGTACCGCCACTTGGCTCAACAAACTTGAAGGCGGAATGGATTATGTCCGGGACGTGGTCGTCAATGATTCACTTGGCATCGGGGAAGAACTGGAAAAAGAAATGGCCTTTATGATCGATACCTATGCCTGTGAATGGAAAGAAGTGGTCAACAACCCTGAACTCAGGGCTAAGTTCAAACACTTCGTCAACGCCAATGAAGAGGACCCTAGCCTTAAATGGAAAGAAATGAGAGGCCAAAAAATCCCCGCATCTTGGGGATAA
- a CDS encoding DUF1552 domain-containing protein encodes MGKKSWELDRRTFLKGLGVACMLPYMEAMGGPMRKLGGLSEAPKRLCFVYFPNGVGLPPSSNPNHALWNWFPMGTGADYKFTNTLSPLERHRREITIMGGLSHPKSRHLLGHLAGDTWLTGGDLRGSQYNNSISVDQVAVQHLAKHTRYPYLALSSDGGIGYKSRVSTLSFDPNGRPIPSEHRHREIFERYFAPGGGETSQLRKRSLQKEQKIVDLVLEDSKRLEKRLGKNDQMKLDEYMTSLNSVEEQIKRNEKWLDVPMKDFNADHINLNPNAAVDPESYIRSSFDLMVLGMQTDITRVMTYMMAREDGMGFGENYPKLALGLNKGHHAISHDKSKNHWQEWGSYDQWLAKQYAYFLDKMKTTEDEYGPLLDNTLVLYGSACSSTHDAINYPLVLAGGKNMGVKHGTYTDFKEEYPMSNLFVSMLNTMGIPVERFSDSTGKLNSDIFG; translated from the coding sequence ATGGGAAAGAAATCATGGGAACTCGATAGAAGGACTTTTTTGAAAGGCCTGGGTGTAGCTTGCATGTTGCCTTATATGGAGGCAATGGGCGGGCCAATGCGTAAATTGGGCGGATTGAGTGAAGCACCTAAGCGCCTTTGTTTTGTTTATTTTCCCAACGGGGTGGGGCTTCCTCCATCTTCCAATCCCAACCATGCGTTATGGAATTGGTTTCCAATGGGAACGGGAGCAGATTATAAGTTTACCAATACGCTTTCTCCTTTGGAGCGACATCGAAGGGAGATCACTATCATGGGAGGGCTAAGCCATCCCAAAAGCCGACATCTATTAGGCCACTTGGCGGGGGATACTTGGTTGACCGGTGGAGACCTGCGGGGTAGTCAGTATAACAACAGTATTTCCGTAGATCAGGTAGCCGTACAGCATTTGGCCAAGCATACTCGGTATCCTTATTTGGCACTTTCTTCAGATGGTGGAATTGGGTATAAGTCGAGGGTGTCCACCCTCTCATTTGATCCTAATGGTCGGCCGATCCCATCAGAGCACCGCCACCGGGAGATTTTTGAACGTTACTTTGCACCGGGTGGTGGAGAAACTTCTCAGTTGAGAAAGAGGAGTTTGCAAAAAGAGCAAAAGATTGTGGATTTAGTTTTGGAAGATAGTAAGCGACTTGAGAAACGGTTAGGTAAAAATGACCAAATGAAGCTGGATGAATACATGACATCGCTTAATTCGGTCGAAGAACAGATCAAGCGAAATGAGAAATGGCTGGATGTGCCGATGAAAGATTTTAATGCTGATCATATCAATCTCAACCCCAATGCTGCTGTGGATCCTGAGAGCTATATTCGTTCATCCTTTGACCTGATGGTGCTTGGGATGCAGACGGATATTACTCGGGTCATGACCTATATGATGGCCCGGGAAGACGGAATGGGGTTCGGTGAAAATTACCCAAAACTTGCACTAGGGTTAAATAAGGGACATCATGCCATCAGTCACGACAAGTCCAAAAACCATTGGCAAGAGTGGGGAAGCTATGACCAGTGGTTGGCCAAGCAATACGCTTACTTCCTTGACAAAATGAAAACTACCGAGGATGAATATGGCCCACTTTTGGACAATACCCTGGTTCTTTATGGAAGTGCCTGTAGCAGTACCCATGATGCCATTAATTATCCATTGGTGCTGGCTGGTGGTAAAAATATGGGCGTCAAACACGGGACTTATACCGATTTTAAAGAAGAATACCCCATGTCCAATTTGTTTGTGAGCATGCTGAATACCATGGGGATCCCTGTGGAGCGTTTTTCAGATAGTACGGGCAAGCTAAACTCCGATATTTTCGGCTAA